Genomic segment of Helicobacter enhydrae:
AAACTAGGCGAGGATCCAGTCAAGTGGGGCAAACCTTTTGCGACTTTGCTTGGGGCATTTCTAGCACAAAAAAGGCTAGAAATCTGTGCGATTGGAGGCAAAGACTCAATGAGCGGGACTTTTGAAGAGTTGAATGTCCCTCCGACTTTTGTCTCTTTTGCTTTTGCAGCATCAGATTGCACACATCTCATTGCACCAGAATTCAAATCCCACGATAGCTTTGTCTATCTCATCAAACCCGAGCTTGACACAAACCATCTCCCCACCAACCTCAAACCACATTTTGACCTCATCCACTCGCTCATCAAAGAGCACAAAGCACTCTCTTGCTACACTCCGACTTTTGGTGGCATAGCAGGAGCCATACTCAAAATGTGTTTGGGCAATCGCATTGGTTTTGCGTTTGAAGATGTGGCACTAGAAGAGATTTTTGATATGTCTTATGGCTCTTTTATCATCGAGAGCAAACAAAAGCTTCCTTTGCTCCTTTTGGGCAAAACCACTCTTGCTCCACACATCACGCACAAACAAACCTCACTCTCTTTGGATGTGCTATCAGAGCTCTATGAGCAGCCATTGCAATCAGTCTATCCTACGCAAACCCAACACGCCTCAACGCCCACCACACTACCACCAGCCAAACACACCCCTGCCCCCACCCCTCTCCAAAAATACGCCAAACCTAGAGTGTTGCTCCCTGTGTTTTTTGGCACCAATTGCGAATATGACATTCAATACGCATTTGAAGAGGCAGGGGCAGAAGTTGAGATCCTAGTGTTGCAAAATCTCACACAAGAACACATCAAGCAATCAATCAAAAACTTCTCCGCCTCGCTCAAACGCAGTCAGATCCTTTTCTTGTCAGGTGGATTTTCTGGAGCAGATGAACCTGATGGATCAGCCAAAATGATCAAAACTTTCTTTTTTAATCCCAAAATCAAAGAAAGCATTTCACACTTTTTGGAATCTCAAGATAGTCTCATAGGTGGCAACTGCAACGGCTTCCAAGCACTTGTCAAGCTAGGGCTTCTACCTTTTGGCAAAATACTACCCTCACAAGCAGACCACCCTACACTACTGCACAACACCCTCTTGCGTCACCAATCCAAAATCGTGCGTGTGAAAGTCTGCTCCAACTCTTCACCTTGGCTCTCTCAAATGCAAATCGGAGAGATTTATTCTCTACCCATTTCTCACGGAGAGGGGAGATTTTATGCTCAAGATTCAGTCATAGAAGAGCTTGCACGCAATGGGCAAATTGCGATGCAATATGTGGATTTGGAAGGCAATGTGAGCAATGACATCAGATACAACCCAAATGGCTCAAGCTATGGGATTGAAGCCCTCACTTCACAAGATGGAAGAATCTTTGGGAAAATGGGACATCCCGAACGCTACAAACCCAACTTGCTCAAAAACATTCAAGGCAATTTTGATATGCAAATCTTCAAGGGAGCAGTGCATTACTTCCGATAACAAGGGGGTTGGATCAGATAGGGTTATCTTTTTTTAACCCTTTTCTGACACATCAATCAAATTGAGAATATTGGTTATTTCCCCAAAACCCCGAAAATAAATTGGTAACATTTTGTGAATCCACAGATCAAAACAAAACCACAAGCACAAGCTTTCGCACTAAGTATTTTGTTTGTATTTTTAAGATTCCTCAAAAATATTCAAGGAGTGCAAATGAAAAGAATCGAACACGACTTTCTAGGCAATCTAGAAATTGATGAGAATGTGTATTATGGAGTGCAAACTTGCAGAGCGTTGGAAAACTTCAACATTTCCCACGACCGACTCTCCAACTTCCCGCAGTTCATCACTGCGTTGGCACAAGTCAAAAAATCTGCAGTGTTGGCAAACAATGAGCTAGGACTCATCAGCGATGAGCTCAAAGACTATATCTCTCAAGCTTGTGATTTGGTGATGAGTGGCAAATACAATGATCAATTTGTAGTGGATATGATACAAGGTGGAGCAGGCACAAGCACCAATATGAACGCAAACGAAGTCATCGCAAACATCGCTTTGGAGCTGATGGGGCACAAAAAGGGAGAATACAAATACTGCCACCCCAACGATCATATCAATTTGAGCCAATCCACAAATGACGCCTATCCGACAGCAATGAGGATTGCGATTTATAACTATCTCACCACCCTTGCAGAAGATATGAAATTTTTGCAAGCCTCTTATGAACGCAAGGCTGAAGAGTTCAAAGATATTCTCAAAATGGGAAGAACACAACTTCAAGATGCCGTGCCAATGACTTTGGGGGCAGAGTTTAAAACCTTTGCGATTATGATTGGCGAAGACATCGATCGCGTGCTAGAGGCTAGAAATCTTATCCGCGAAATGAATATGGGAGGGACTGCTATCGGCACAGGGATGAACTCCCACCCCGACTATGCCAAAATCGTAGAGAAAAAACTTCAAGAAGTGACAAACTGCCCTTTTATCACTGCAGGCAATCTCATTGAAGCTACGCAAGACAATGGAGCCTATGTCCAAGTGAGCGGAGTGTTGAAAAGAGTGGCAGTGAAACTATCAAAGGTTTGCAATGATTTGAGATTGCTTAGCTCAGGTCCAAGAGCAGGGATTGGTGAGATCACTCTACCCAAAATGCAACCCGGAAGCTCCATAATGCCCGGCAAAGTCAATCCGGTGATTCCTGAAGTGGTCAATCAAGTGTGCTTTTTGGTGATTGGTAATGATGTCACTGTGTCTTTTGCAGCAGAGGCTGGGCAACTTCAACTCAATGTGATGGAGCCTGTGGTCGCATATTCTTTGTTTAACTCGATTGAAATGCTTGGCAAAGCGATGAAAACTTTAGCAAGTAAATGTATCGATGGAATCACTGCAAATGAGGAAGTTTGTCGTGATTATGTCTTTGGCTCCATTGGCATTGTTACTGCACTCAATCCTTATATCGGATATGAGAACTCCGCCTCGATCGCATCAGAGGCATTGAGCACTGGAAAGGGAGTGCGTGAAATCGTGCTAGAGAGAGGTTTGCTCACACAAGCACAGCTTGATGAAATTTTCCGACCTGAAAATATGCTCAAGCCTCACATGACAATCGAAGATAAGGCAAAAATGCAAAAATAACTCACTAAGGAGAGGGTATGTTGATTTTAGAGATTATCATTCTGCTTGGTGCTATTTTTATCGGGGTGAAACTTGGGGGGATTGGCATCGGCTATGCTGGAGGGATTGGCGTAGTCATCCTTACGCTTGGACTGGGCTTAACCCCCGGGAGCATTCCTACAGATGTCATCCTCATCATCGCCTCTGTCATTTCTGCTATCTCGGCTATGCAGGTAGCAGGTGGGATGGAATATCTAGTCGATATTGCAGAAAAGATTTTGAGAAAAAACCCAAAATACATCAATTATCTAGCCCCGCTCATCACCTACACTCTCACGCTTTTTGCAGGGACAGGGCACACGGCTTTTTCTATGATTCCTGTAACCATTGATGTTGCCAAAAGTGCAAACATCAAGCCCTCTGTGCCACTCAGCATAGCAGTGGTTGCCTCTCAAATCGCAATCACCGCCTCCCCTATTTCTGCAGCAGTCATCTATATGACAGGGGTGCTAGAGCCTTTGGGAATGAGCTATCTTAGTCTTTTGGGCATTTGGATTGCGACGACTTTTGCAGGGTGTATGCTCACAGCATTCATCATCAGCACTTTTAGCAATACCAAACTTTCAGATAGCCAAATCTTCCAAGAGCGTCTAGCACAGCATTTGGTCGAAGAGCCACAAGGACATACCCAAAGGATCATCACTCCTCAAGCCAAACTCTCTGTTTTGTTTTTTGCACTTGGGGTGTTGGCTGTGGTGCTTTATGCTTGTGCGATCTCCAAAAATATCGCACTCATCGATCCTGTCATACTACCAAGAGATGGAGCGATCATCTCTTTTATGCTAGTTGTGGCTTCACTTATCACTATCTTTTGCAAAATCAATCCCTCTAAGATTCCTGATTCTAGTGTGTTCAAAAGTGGAATGGTGGCTTGTATCTGTGTGCTTGGAGTTGCGTGGCTTGGCGATACTTTTGTCAAAGCTCACATCGATGAAATCAAAACCTATGCTTCAGACATCGTGAGTGCGTATCCTTATTTGCTTGCTGTCGGACTTGCTTTTGGCTCAATGCTCCTATACTCTCAAGCCTCCACAGCCAAAGCGTTGATGCCTGCGGTGATTGTGGCATTGGGGATTAGTGCAGAACACGCAGAACACGCCTATATCCTTGTGGCATCGTTTTCGGCAGTGAGTGCGCTTTTTGTTTTGCCAACTTACCCTACACTTTTGGGAGCTGTGCAGATGGATGACACAGGAACGACTAGAATCGGAAAATACATATTCAACCACTCTTTCATCATCCCCGGAGTGTTAGCCATCGCCCTCTCTGTGTCTTTGGGCTTTATCCTTGCCCCCTTGATGATATAAGGGGCAGGATCAATAGCGATAAATATAGCTGAAACTCAAGTCAGAAGGCTTGTTTTTGAGATTGTAAGCAAATGATTGAAACTTCCATTCAGACACCACATCTCCATTGAGAATCTCAAGCTGGGCTTTGTTGAGAAGCCTCAAAAACTTGTAACTCAAATTGAATTGGTGGTTGCCATAAATATAGTGCAATCCCACCTTTGGGTATAGGTTTTGAGTGAAAAGGGTGGTGAGCATATTTTTGTCACCCGGCTGCATAGAGTGTGCGACAAGATTGACACCAAACTCATAGCCCAATGTCAAATCTAGCCCCAAAGAATGCAGACCGCTATTGACAAAATCAAGGAGATAACTCAATTCCACAGAGCTTTTGATAGGGAGAAAACTCGTGGTGAAATCTACAGATTGATTCTGCCCCACCTTTATGCCACTTGTACTCACTTCAACAGGATAGAGCCCTGCACCTAGAGTCACTTTGGTGGCAATCCCTTGTATCTCTCCAAAATAATGCTGATACCCCAAAACAGCACTTGCTAGGAATAGGGTTTCATCTTTTTTGCCATAATACTCTGTCTGCCCTCCAGTTGTAGTTGTGAATTTTTGATAAATATCCACTTGTGTGGTTTCAAACTCAAATCCCATCAAAAACCCACTTTTGTCATTTTGGGGCTTTTCCTGTGCAATCGCAGGGATCAACAAAGAGCAACCAAGCAATACGCTTAAAACCTTACTATTCATTTTGTCTCCTTAAGCTTTAGTTGCCAATAACTATACTCCAAAACTCAAGAATCAAACTTGAAAAGATTGCAGAACATCGTTGTTTATAAAATAAAGTTACACAAAGAGCATGTGAAAGTTACAAGAAGTTTAATCAGTCAATCAAAAGTGGGGATTTCAGCACCAAAATATGTGACAAAATGGGCAAAGATCAGCAAGATCAAGAGGATCCTACTGACAATTCACACACTCGACACTGCGATCCATCACTTGTTCTTTTGCCTCGGGGCTTTGGCTCCTAAGATAATAAGTTGATTTCAACCCCAATTTCCAAGCAGTCATATACAAATCATTCAATGCCTTTCCACTTGCCGTGTCTAGACTGATAAACAGATTCACACTCTGCCCTTGATCGATCCACTTCTGACGCACTGCCGCAGCACGAATGAGTGCTGTTTGATCCAAATCATAAGCACTCACATAATAATCCCAAGTTTCTAGATTCAGATTGGGTGCCACCACTGGCACAAGCCCTGAGAGGTTTTCTTCATACCATTTGCGTTTATACACAGGCTCAATCGTTTGGGTGGTGCCTACAAGAATAGAGATAGAGCTTGTCGGAGCGATTGCCATCAAATACCCATTACGCATTCCTTGAATTTTGACCTTTTCCCTCAAAGCATTCCAATCACACGAAGTGCCAAACAACCCTCCACGATCCACGATCTTGAGTGCTTCTTTGTTTGCCACATCGATAGGGAAAATCCCTTTGCTCCAGTTTGAGCCCTCAAATTGTGGGTAGATCCCCTTTTCTTGTGCCAAATCTGCACTTGCTTTAATCGCATTGAAACTGATCATCTCCATAATCTCATCGATTTTTTCTAGATGCGCATCACTGCCCCAATGGATTTTTGCACTCGCAAGCATTTCTGCCTCACCCATCACCCCCAAGCCAACTGCACGATTTGCCAAGTTTGTCGCACGCACTTTGCGATTGGGGTAGAAGTTGAGATCAATCACATTATCAAGCATACGCATTGCAATAGGCACGACACGCTCGATGTCTTCTTGTGTGTGGATCTTGCTAAGATTGACACTTGCAAGGTTGCAAACTGCTGTAGCACCACCATATTGCACTTTTTGGGCGATGAATATTTTTTTGCCCTGCAAACTATCAATACTTGTTAGCTTGTTTGCTTTTTTGATGACGCCACAATCAGTCCTCACCTCATCAAACTCGCCAAACTCCACCTCGCTCCCATCTTCAAACTCTACTTTGACTTTGTAGGTGCTAAATTGTGTGTTTTGAAAAATCTCTGTGCAAAGATTGGAGCTTCTGATGATTCCTGCGTGTGCGTTTGGATTGGCACGATTGGCATTGTCTTTGAATCCCAAAAATGGCAACCCACTCTCAAAGTAGTTTGTCAAGATTTTTTTCCACAATTCTTTGGCAGAAATGTGTTCTTTGAGCACATCAGGGTTGTTTTCATACTCGATATATTTTGCCTCAAACTCCTCCCCATACAGCTCCGTAAGCTCAGGACACTCATAAGGATCAAAAAGTGTCCATTGTGCGTTTTCCTCCACCCTTTTCATAAAAAGATCGCAAATCCACACAGCAGGGAAAAGATCGTGTGCCCTGCGTCGCTCCTCCCCACTATTTTTCCTAAGCTCGATGAACTCTTGCACATCTGTATGCCATATTTCAAGGTAAGTCGCGATTGCCCCCTTGCGTGTCCCCAACTGATCCACTGCGATCGCCACATCATTGGCGATTTTCAAAAACGGCACAACGCCCCCTGCAGCATTTTTGTGTCCATCGATGAAGCTTCCAAGCCCTCTGACTTTGCTAAAATCCCAGCCAATCCCACCACCATACTTGCTCAAAAGTGCCATTTCTTTGTAAGCATCAAAAATGCCCTCAATATTATCGGGTGTGCTGCCAATGTAGCAAGAGCTGAGCTGATGGCGTGGGGTGCGTCCATTTGCCAATGTCGGCGTTGCTGTAATCACCTCAAACTTTGAAATCACATCATAAAACTGCATTGCCCAAGCATTGCAGTCTTTTTCGTTTTGCGCCAAAAACATCGCCAAAGCCATAAACATTTGTTGGGGCAACTCAATGGGTGTGTTTTGGGAATCTTTGAGCAAATAGCGATCATAGAGTGTTTTGACCCCCAAATAATTAAACTGCAAATCGCGTTCAGGCTTGATATAGTCATTGAGTGCGTCCAAATCGTATCTTTCTTTGAATCCTTTGAGGATTTTGCCCTCACTCTCTCCGCGTTCAAAATACTCTCTCAAATGCTTATAACCCGTGAATCCACTCACTTTGTGATACAAGTCATACAAAAACAAACGCGCTGCCACAAATGTCCAATTTGGAGAATCTATATCGATTTTATCCACTGCCGTTTTGATCAAAGTCTGCTGGATCTCCTCTGTGGTGATTTGATCGCGGAAGTGGATTTTGGCATCGACTTCTAGCTCACTTTGGCTCACTCCCTCCAATCCCTCTACAGCATCGCTTGTGTATTTTTGGATTTTGGAAATATCTAGCAACTCTACTCTACCGCTACGCTTGACTACTGTTAGCATCATCCACCTCTTTATCTAATTTCTACAAGTTCATCTAGTGAGATTCTGGTTTTGGCTTTTGGCTCTTTGACACGATAGCCAAACGCCACAAGCAATGCGATCCTCTCTAGTTCAGGATCAATCCCCAGCAATCGCTCCAAAGCTTCACGCTCAAACCCCTCTATATAGCAAGAATCAATGCCAAAAAGTCCCGCTCCATTGACCATCGAACTTGCCATCAAATACGCTTGTTTCATACTCCAATCCTCAAGATTTCTGCGTGTGTCAGCTTGAGCTTGAAACTCTTGCAAACGCTTCATAAAGCGTTCATCCAATCCAAGCTTTTGCATATATTGCACAATATAATCTGATGGAGCAATGATGTCTTTGACTTTGGATTTGAATATCACAAGCTCACTGCAAGTTGGTATCTGCTTTTGATTCCAACACAAGGGCTGGATTTGTTCCCTCAAGGTTTTGGAACGAATGAGCAAAATACGCGTATGCTCCAATCCAAACGAGCTAGGTGTCAAACGCCCCATCTCCAAGACCTGCTCCCACTCATCGCTTGGGATCTCTCTAGTCTCATCAAATATTTTGCAGGCGTGCAAAGAACGCATTGCTTCAACCATTTTCATCGTTAGCTCCTTATTTTTTCATTCTTTTACGCATATTGGGATCAAGATATTTTTTTCTGATACGAATATTCAAAGGAGTGATCTCCAAAATCTCATCATCTTCAATCCATTCCAACGCCCTCTCAAGCGTGAGATCTCTAGGTGGCACAAGCTTAATCGCATCATCACTTCCGCTTGCACGCATATTGGTTAAATGCTTGGATTTGATAGGATTGACATCAAGATCATTATCTCTGCTATGCTCACCTATCACCATTCCCACATAGACTTTGGTTTGAGGGTTGATAAATAACACCCCCCTCTCTTGGATATTAAACAAAGAAAACGCCGTAGCATCGCCATTTTCCATAGAAATCAAAGCCCCATTACTGCGACTCTCCACACTTCCACTAAACGCACGGAACTCCAAAAACGAGTGATTCATCACCCCCTCTCCTTTGGTGTCTGTCAAAAACTCACTACGATAGCCAATCAGCCCTCTTGCAGGGATTTCAAACTCAAGCCTAGTGTAGCCATCGCCCATCGGATTCATCGCTTTCATCTCCGCCTTGCGTCGCCCAAGCTTCTCAATGATTGCCCCACTAAAATCTTGAGGAGTGTCAATCACAAGATGTTCAAAAGGCTCCATTTTTGTGCCGTTTTCTTCTTTGACAATCACCTCTGGACGCGAGATCGAAAACTCAAAGCCCTCGCGTCTGAGATTTTCTGCCAAAATCGTGATTTGCAATTCCCCTCTCCCACTGACTTTGAATTTCCCCTCTCCCATTTCCTCACAACGCATTGCGATATTGGTTTGCATTTCTTTCAAAAGTCTATCTTTGATTTTGTTGGCAGTCACATGTTTGCCCTCTAGCCCCGCAAGAGGACTATCATTAACGGCAAAATACACGCTCATTGTGGGCTCTTCTAGGTGCATTGGATCAAGGGGCATTGGGTGATTGGGATCAACCAAAGAATCCCCCACATCAATCGCATTGAATCCTGCCACCGCGACAATGTCTCCAGCCTGTGCATTCTCAATCTCTGTCCTTGCAAGTCCCAAAAATCCGATGAGCTTTGTAATCCTACCTGTTTCTTTGCTCCCATCACTTTTGGCAAGCATTACCGTTTCACCCTTTTTGACACGCCCATTAAACACGCGCGCAATCCCTATCTTTCCGACATAATTATCATAATCAAGGGTGAAAATCTGCATTTGCAAAGGATTATCAGAGCTTCCTGTAGGAGCAGGGACATACTCCAAAATCGCCTCAAACAAAGGCTCTAGGTTTTTTTTCTCATCTTCAAGATTTTTGATCGCATACCCATCGCGTGCTGCTGCATAAACCACAGGGAAATCAAGCTGAAAATCATTTGCCTCCATTGCCACAAACAGATCAAACACCTCATCAACCACTCTATCAGGCTCGGCGGCAGGTTTGTCTATCTTATTGACTACCACGATTGGACGGATACCAAAGCTCAATGCTTTTTTCACCACAAATTTGGTTTGAGGCATCACCCCCTCTTGTGCATCTACAAGGAGCAACACGCCATCCACCATTTTGAGCACACGCTCCACCTCGCCTCCAAAATCGGCGTGTCCGGGGGTGTCAATGATGTTGATTTTGGTTCCTTTGTATTCAATCGCTGTGTTTTTTGAGAGGATTGTGATCCCTCGCTCTCTTTCTAAGTCATTGCTATCCATCACCCGCTCATCAACTTGCTCGTGTGAGCTAAAAGTCCCTGACTGACTTAGCAATCCATCAACTAGTGTTGTTTTCCCGTGATCGACATGTGCAATCACTGCGATATTTCTAATATTTTGCATCATTTCTCCGATTTGTTTTGATTTATAAATTTGTAAAAGATAGCTGTAATTTTATATGTTTTTGCTTATGTTTTAACTTAAAATTTTGGAATTTTTTGAAGGCGGCATTGACAAATCTAGCAATCCAAAACCATTCATCGGCTCTAGTCTTTGTGCTAGAATCGCCGTTTTATTTCCAAAGGAATAGTGATGAAAAAAGTTTTGTTATCAATCTTGTGCATTTGCACACTGCTTATCTCTCAAGAGGATATGAGAGAACAAGCTCCACAAACCACCCCCACACAAGACAAGCCCACAGAATCAATAGATAAAAACGGCTTTGTTTTGGGGCTTGAGGCGACTTTTGGCACGATCACGATGCGAGAGGGGGGAGTGCAAAACACAAACTCAATGGTGATGGGTGGGATTTTGGCAGGGTATCAGTATTATGTGACACAAGATTTTGGTATGCGTGCTTTGATGACAATCCACGATAGCACGATGGCAAGCGTGCAGACGCAAAGCGTTTTGCCGTTTTGGATCGGGACGGAGTTTGATCTTTTGTGGGATTATTTCCAAGAGGGTAACCACACGCTAGGGCTAAGCATAGGGCTAGGATACAACGCTGAAATCTACCACAACTACCTCATCAACAACCAATCTTTGGCGTTTTTCACCCAACACGATCTTTTCCCAACTTTTGCATTGCATTATTATTATGACAAACACCAGATACAGATAGGCTATCGCTTCATCGAAACACTCAAAATCCCCAATCGCACGATTAGTTTTCAAAACCAAAAACTCAATCCAAGCGTGAGCTACACCAATTATTTGAGCCTCACTTATTTTTATCGATTCTGATCTCTGCTAGACACGGATCCCCCCAATCCGTCGTGTATGCAATAGACAAAGAAGCGATGGTTTGTTTTATTACATTCTGACAGCAAATTGGAAGCTAAACCCACCACTCAATGGATCAGTTTCAAATGAGCGATTAAAAAGAGTTATATTTTGCTTGCTAAAGAATATATAACCCACACTAAAAAAGAAAGTGCTTAGATGAATTCCTGCATACACATCAGCAATATGCAATGTTCCTAATTCCTCCAACGCAAATTCATATTTTGTTCCTATTGTAAATCCAAATCCACCACCACCCAATTTATAGCTTGCCTCCAATCCAATAGGCATCACAAACGATGTGTCAAATGCACTACTCGCACCTTTAAACATCACTCCTATTCCGACAGGCATTCCTATGTAAAAACCATCTTGAAATGCCGGAGACCACTCTTGTCTTGTAATATTATATTTTGGACCAGCAGTTACAAGCAATGTAGATCTTACGGCTGTTTTCCCCAGATTAAACATTGTATCCGATGTCAATCCTAAAGAACCCAATGTTATTCCAAAAATCTTATTTTCTGCTCGAATTTTTTCCTGCTTCTCTTTGGAGAACGAATCAATATAGCTCTGAATCTCTCTATCAGATTTTGATTCTATCTTTTTCTTTTGTAATGCCAATGTTTCAAGCATTTCATTTCTTTTCGCATCTGTTAAATCTGGCTTACTTAAAATTGCCTCCCTTAATCCATCAAAGATTCGATCAAGCTCTTTTTGCTGCTCAAAGATTCTATCTAGCTCTTTTTGTTGCTCTTGAGTAACCCCCCCCCCCCGAACACTGAAGTTGCAAACATCGAACCTACAACCAACGACAATATGATTTTTTTCATATCTATATCCTTTCCTTTGTGAAATT
This window contains:
- a CDS encoding NAD(P)H-dependent oxidoreductase; protein product: MKMVEAMRSLHACKIFDETREIPSDEWEQVLEMGRLTPSSFGLEHTRILLIRSKTLREQIQPLCWNQKQIPTCSELVIFKSKVKDIIAPSDYIVQYMQKLGLDERFMKRLQEFQAQADTRRNLEDWSMKQAYLMASSMVNGAGLFGIDSCYIEGFEREALERLLGIDPELERIALLVAFGYRVKEPKAKTRISLDELVEIR
- the typA gene encoding translational GTPase TypA yields the protein MQNIRNIAVIAHVDHGKTTLVDGLLSQSGTFSSHEQVDERVMDSNDLERERGITILSKNTAIEYKGTKINIIDTPGHADFGGEVERVLKMVDGVLLLVDAQEGVMPQTKFVVKKALSFGIRPIVVVNKIDKPAAEPDRVVDEVFDLFVAMEANDFQLDFPVVYAAARDGYAIKNLEDEKKNLEPLFEAILEYVPAPTGSSDNPLQMQIFTLDYDNYVGKIGIARVFNGRVKKGETVMLAKSDGSKETGRITKLIGFLGLARTEIENAQAGDIVAVAGFNAIDVGDSLVDPNHPMPLDPMHLEEPTMSVYFAVNDSPLAGLEGKHVTANKIKDRLLKEMQTNIAMRCEEMGEGKFKVSGRGELQITILAENLRREGFEFSISRPEVIVKEENGTKMEPFEHLVIDTPQDFSGAIIEKLGRRKAEMKAMNPMGDGYTRLEFEIPARGLIGYRSEFLTDTKGEGVMNHSFLEFRAFSGSVESRSNGALISMENGDATAFSLFNIQERGVLFINPQTKVYVGMVIGEHSRDNDLDVNPIKSKHLTNMRASGSDDAIKLVPPRDLTLERALEWIEDDEILEITPLNIRIRKKYLDPNMRKRMKK
- the aspA gene encoding aspartate ammonia-lyase, with product MKRIEHDFLGNLEIDENVYYGVQTCRALENFNISHDRLSNFPQFITALAQVKKSAVLANNELGLISDELKDYISQACDLVMSGKYNDQFVVDMIQGGAGTSTNMNANEVIANIALELMGHKKGEYKYCHPNDHINLSQSTNDAYPTAMRIAIYNYLTTLAEDMKFLQASYERKAEEFKDILKMGRTQLQDAVPMTLGAEFKTFAIMIGEDIDRVLEARNLIREMNMGGTAIGTGMNSHPDYAKIVEKKLQEVTNCPFITAGNLIEATQDNGAYVQVSGVLKRVAVKLSKVCNDLRLLSSGPRAGIGEITLPKMQPGSSIMPGKVNPVIPEVVNQVCFLVIGNDVTVSFAAEAGQLQLNVMEPVVAYSLFNSIEMLGKAMKTLASKCIDGITANEEVCRDYVFGSIGIVTALNPYIGYENSASIASEALSTGKGVREIVLERGLLTQAQLDEIFRPENMLKPHMTIEDKAKMQK
- a CDS encoding anaerobic C4-dicarboxylate transporter — encoded protein: MLILEIIILLGAIFIGVKLGGIGIGYAGGIGVVILTLGLGLTPGSIPTDVILIIASVISAISAMQVAGGMEYLVDIAEKILRKNPKYINYLAPLITYTLTLFAGTGHTAFSMIPVTIDVAKSANIKPSVPLSIAVVASQIAITASPISAAVIYMTGVLEPLGMSYLSLLGIWIATTFAGCMLTAFIISTFSNTKLSDSQIFQERLAQHLVEEPQGHTQRIITPQAKLSVLFFALGVLAVVLYACAISKNIALIDPVILPRDGAIISFMLVVASLITIFCKINPSKIPDSSVFKSGMVACICVLGVAWLGDTFVKAHIDEIKTYASDIVSAYPYLLAVGLAFGSMLLYSQASTAKALMPAVIVALGISAEHAEHAYILVASFSAVSALFVLPTYPTLLGAVQMDDTGTTRIGKYIFNHSFIIPGVLAIALSVSLGFILAPLMI
- a CDS encoding ribonucleoside-diphosphate reductase subunit alpha codes for the protein MLTVVKRSGRVELLDISKIQKYTSDAVEGLEGVSQSELEVDAKIHFRDQITTEEIQQTLIKTAVDKIDIDSPNWTFVAARLFLYDLYHKVSGFTGYKHLREYFERGESEGKILKGFKERYDLDALNDYIKPERDLQFNYLGVKTLYDRYLLKDSQNTPIELPQQMFMALAMFLAQNEKDCNAWAMQFYDVISKFEVITATPTLANGRTPRHQLSSCYIGSTPDNIEGIFDAYKEMALLSKYGGGIGWDFSKVRGLGSFIDGHKNAAGGVVPFLKIANDVAIAVDQLGTRKGAIATYLEIWHTDVQEFIELRKNSGEERRRAHDLFPAVWICDLFMKRVEENAQWTLFDPYECPELTELYGEEFEAKYIEYENNPDVLKEHISAKELWKKILTNYFESGLPFLGFKDNANRANPNAHAGIIRSSNLCTEIFQNTQFSTYKVKVEFEDGSEVEFGEFDEVRTDCGVIKKANKLTSIDSLQGKKIFIAQKVQYGGATAVCNLASVNLSKIHTQEDIERVVPIAMRMLDNVIDLNFYPNRKVRATNLANRAVGLGVMGEAEMLASAKIHWGSDAHLEKIDEIMEMISFNAIKASADLAQEKGIYPQFEGSNWSKGIFPIDVANKEALKIVDRGGLFGTSCDWNALREKVKIQGMRNGYLMAIAPTSSISILVGTTQTIEPVYKRKWYEENLSGLVPVVAPNLNLETWDYYVSAYDLDQTALIRAAAVRQKWIDQGQSVNLFISLDTASGKALNDLYMTAWKLGLKSTYYLRSQSPEAKEQVMDRSVECVNCQ